From Synechocystis sp. PCC 7338, a single genomic window includes:
- a CDS encoding alpha-keto acid decarboxylase family protein has product MDTTMTVGFYLGDRLRAFNVSHIFGVPGDYVLGLMDELINSPVELVCTCNELNAGYAADAYGRVRGMGAVCVTYGVGAFSLINAVVGAYAERVPLVVISGAPSRANRRSHLMLHHTTGDLNLQYKILEKATVMAVVINDVNQAAQQIDQALAACAHYRRPVYIEIPTDIAQQPCPVSAAPPAFAETLTDVDACAEAVQEAIALLSQAKSPVILAGVEFHRFDLEDKLLKLLEITGFPIATTLLGKSCIAETHSQFIGTYVGALSRQAVHETVEKADCVLCLGAIMSDMNLGVYTAKLEEQRLINANSEKVKIKHHYYQPVYLGNFLDGLCQQWHNSPRQNLDIIPAASLLSEPLAPTAKQKLTNAYFYKRLNHFLTEMTDPQLVISDTGDAIVATMDLIMPQAAEFIGQAFYLSIGYSIPACLGASLAATERRAIAIVGDGAFQMTAQELSTIIRHRLHPIIFLMNNDGYTIERVIQDNVYNDLQPWKYHQLPQVFGDCWSCEVRTETELEIALEKACHHLSSPTFIEVHLDRFDCSQGLKRLGAALKSMNSH; this is encoded by the coding sequence ATGGACACAACAATGACAGTGGGTTTCTATCTCGGCGATCGCCTGCGGGCCTTTAATGTCAGCCATATCTTTGGGGTGCCGGGGGATTATGTGCTGGGGCTGATGGATGAATTGATTAATAGTCCTGTGGAATTAGTCTGTACCTGTAATGAGTTGAATGCGGGTTATGCGGCGGATGCCTATGGCCGGGTACGGGGCATGGGGGCAGTGTGTGTAACCTATGGCGTCGGGGCGTTTAGTTTAATCAATGCCGTAGTGGGGGCCTACGCTGAACGGGTGCCGTTGGTGGTGATTAGTGGGGCTCCGAGTCGGGCCAATCGTCGCTCCCATCTGATGTTGCACCATACGACGGGGGATTTGAATTTACAGTACAAAATTCTAGAGAAAGCCACGGTGATGGCAGTGGTAATCAATGATGTGAACCAAGCCGCCCAACAAATCGATCAAGCCCTGGCGGCCTGCGCCCATTATCGTCGTCCCGTTTACATTGAAATTCCCACGGATATTGCCCAGCAACCCTGTCCAGTTTCTGCTGCTCCCCCAGCGTTCGCTGAAACGTTAACTGATGTCGATGCCTGCGCTGAAGCGGTTCAAGAGGCGATCGCCCTGTTAAGTCAGGCCAAGTCCCCTGTGATTTTAGCCGGGGTGGAATTTCATCGTTTTGACCTCGAAGATAAATTATTAAAACTCCTAGAAATTACGGGTTTTCCCATCGCTACTACGTTATTGGGTAAATCCTGTATTGCCGAAACCCATTCCCAATTTATCGGCACCTATGTTGGCGCTCTGAGTCGTCAAGCCGTCCATGAAACCGTAGAAAAAGCAGATTGTGTGCTTTGTTTAGGGGCGATTATGTCCGACATGAATTTGGGGGTTTACACCGCCAAACTCGAAGAACAACGCTTAATTAATGCCAATTCTGAAAAGGTCAAAATTAAACATCACTATTATCAACCAGTTTATTTAGGGAATTTTTTGGACGGACTTTGTCAACAGTGGCATAACTCCCCTCGCCAGAATTTAGACATTATCCCTGCCGCTTCTTTATTGTCAGAACCCCTCGCCCCCACTGCCAAGCAAAAATTAACCAATGCCTATTTTTACAAACGACTCAATCATTTTTTAACGGAGATGACAGATCCCCAATTAGTCATTTCTGATACGGGGGATGCCATTGTGGCTACGATGGATTTGATCATGCCCCAGGCCGCCGAATTTATTGGGCAAGCCTTCTACCTTTCCATTGGCTATTCCATTCCCGCTTGTTTAGGGGCCAGCTTGGCCGCCACGGAGCGACGGGCGATCGCCATTGTGGGGGACGGGGCCTTCCAGATGACGGCCCAGGAATTATCCACCATTATTCGCCACCGGTTACACCCGATTATTTTCCTGATGAATAACGATGGCTACACCATTGAACGAGTCATTCAAGACAATGTTTACAACGACCTACAACCGTGGAAATATCATCAATTACCCCAGGTGTTTGGCGACTGTTGGAGTTGTGAAGTCCGCACGGAAACTGAGTTGGAAATAGCCCTAGAAAAAGCCTGTCACCATCTCTCTTCCCCAACCTTTATTGAAGTGCATCTAGATCGCTTTGATTGTTCCCAGGGGTTAAAACGATTAGGGGCGGCTTTGAAATCCATGAATAGTCATTAA
- a CDS encoding ASCH domain-containing protein yields the protein MKNENLGQYWQTYIAGLPDTTLSDESYEAHQFGDSSTLADELSSLILKGIKTATCSALWEWEAEGIQLPKIGTKTIVLDGNGNPNCIIETTEIMICSFNEVDAQFAYEEGENERSLESWRKEHWQYFSRVLPKIGKKPTPEMLLVCERFRVVYK from the coding sequence ATGAAAAATGAGAATTTAGGGCAGTATTGGCAGACGTACATAGCAGGGCTTCCAGATACTACATTAAGTGACGAGAGCTATGAGGCGCATCAATTTGGTGACTCTTCTACTTTGGCAGATGAACTGAGTAGCTTAATTCTGAAGGGAATTAAAACTGCAACTTGTTCAGCTTTATGGGAATGGGAGGCAGAGGGAATTCAACTACCTAAAATAGGTACAAAAACAATTGTGTTGGATGGAAATGGAAATCCAAATTGTATTATTGAAACAACAGAAATTATGATCTGCTCATTTAATGAAGTGGATGCACAATTTGCCTATGAAGAAGGTGAAAATGAACGTTCCTTAGAGTCTTGGCGGAAGGAGCATTGGCAGTACTTCTCGCGAGTATTGCCTAAAATTGGTAAGAAACCAACACCAGAAATGCTTTTAGTTTGCGAGCGGTTTCGTGTTGTTTATAAGTAG
- a CDS encoding Rpn family recombination-promoting nuclease/putative transposase, protein MFDNLCKFLAESFSEDYAAWLLGRPIKLTKLSPTELSLEPIRADSLILEQSEDLVLHLEFQTEPDPTMGFRMLDYRVRVYRRFPQKTMHQFVIYLKRSNNDLVYQDSFRVGETLHRYQAIRLWEQPSEVFLQSPGLLPLAVLTQTSDPALKLREVATVLDQIEDNRVKANLMAATSVFGGILLAPDIIKTILRSEIMQESAVYQEILEEGEQRGLLKGKLEGKLETIPLLKKLGLTIAEIAKELDIDVELVNRFVANQNN, encoded by the coding sequence ATGTTTGATAATCTGTGCAAATTTCTGGCTGAATCATTTTCTGAAGACTATGCCGCCTGGTTGTTGGGACGACCAATCAAATTGACCAAGCTTAGTCCGACGGAACTTTCCCTGGAACCAATTCGGGCTGACTCCCTGATTTTGGAGCAATCGGAAGACTTGGTTTTGCATCTGGAATTTCAAACGGAACCTGACCCCACCATGGGCTTTCGGATGCTGGACTATCGGGTGAGGGTATATCGCCGTTTTCCCCAGAAGACGATGCACCAATTCGTTATTTATCTAAAACGTAGTAATAATGACTTGGTTTATCAAGATAGTTTTCGGGTGGGGGAGACTCTGCACCGTTATCAAGCGATCCGGCTCTGGGAGCAACCATCGGAAGTATTTCTCCAAAGTCCAGGGCTATTGCCCCTGGCGGTATTGACCCAAACCTCTGACCCCGCATTAAAATTAAGGGAAGTGGCGACTGTGCTGGATCAGATTGAGGATAATCGAGTTAAGGCAAATCTCATGGCCGCAACCTCAGTTTTTGGAGGAATTCTGCTGGCCCCTGACATTATCAAGACAATTTTAAGGAGTGAAATCATGCAGGAATCCGCAGTCTATCAAGAAATTTTAGAGGAAGGGGAACAACGGGGTTTACTCAAAGGCAAACTGGAGGGGAAATTGGAAACCATACCCCTGTTGAAAAAATTAGGTCTTACAATTGCCGAAATTGCCAAGGAGTTAGACATTGATGTTGAACTGGTTAATCGGTTTGTTGCTAACCAGAACAATTAA
- a CDS encoding putative toxin-antitoxin system toxin component, PIN family, with protein sequence MNNRIVIDTSVFVSALIGADGPSRKLIRYCLLGQYQPLIGNTLFAEYEAVMGRKEIIDQCVLSQTEVVSLLEALMSVCEWINIYYLWRPNLRDEGDNHLIELAISGNAHYIATNNVKDFQGTELIFPHLSILKPEHLLRG encoded by the coding sequence GTGAATAATCGAATTGTCATTGACACCAGTGTTTTTGTGAGTGCTCTGATTGGTGCTGACGGGCCGAGTCGGAAACTGATTAGGTATTGTTTGTTGGGGCAGTATCAACCACTGATAGGAAATACTTTATTTGCCGAGTATGAAGCTGTAATGGGACGTAAGGAGATTATTGACCAATGTGTTTTGAGCCAGACTGAGGTTGTTAGTTTACTAGAGGCTTTGATGTCAGTTTGTGAGTGGATTAATATTTACTATCTGTGGCGACCCAATTTAAGGGATGAGGGAGATAATCATTTGATTGAGTTAGCAATCTCTGGTAATGCTCACTATATTGCAACCAACAATGTCAAAGATTTTCAAGGAACAGAGTTAATTTTTCCTCACTTGTCAATTTTGAAACCAGAGCATTTACTAAGAGGCTAA
- a CDS encoding Rpn family recombination-promoting nuclease/putative transposase has protein sequence MFDNLCKFVAESFSEDYAAWLLGRPIKLTKLSPTELSLEPIRADSLILEQSEDLVLHLEFQTEPDPTMGFRMLDYRVRVYRRFPQKTMHQFVIYLKPSSNDLVYQDSFRVGETVHRYQAIRLWEQPSEAFLQSPGLLPLAVLTQTSDPALKLREVATALEQIEDNRVKANLMAATSVFGGILLAPELIKTILRSEIMKESAVYQEILEEGKIAGKLEGRLEGKLEGRLEAKLETIPLLKKLGLTIVEIAKELDIDVELVNRFVANQNN, from the coding sequence ATGTTTGATAATCTCTGCAAATTTGTCGCTGAATCATTTTCTGAAGACTATGCCGCGTGGTTGTTAGGACGACCAATCAAATTGACCAAGCTTAGTCCGACGGAACTATCCTTAGAGCCAATTCGGGCTGATTCCCTGATTTTGGAACAATCGGAAGATTTGGTGTTGCACCTGGAATTCCAAACGGAACCCGACCCCACCATGGGCTTTCGGATGCTGGACTATCGGGTGAGGGTTTACCGTCGTTTTCCCCAGAAGACAATGCACCAATTTGTCATCTACCTAAAACCCAGTAGTAATGACTTGGTTTATCAGGATAGTTTTCGGGTCGGGGAAACTGTCCATCGCTATCAAGCGATTCGGCTCTGGGAGCAACCATCGGAGGCATTTCTCCAAAGTCCAGGATTGTTGCCCCTAGCGGTATTGACGCAAACCTCTGACCCCGCATTAAAATTGAGGGAGGTGGCGACTGCGTTGGAACAAATTGAGGATAATCGAGTTAAAGCAAATCTCATGGCGGCAACCTCGGTTTTTGGAGGAATTCTGCTGGCCCCTGAGCTGATAAAGACAATTTTAAGGAGTGAAATTATGAAGGAATCCGCTGTTTATCAAGAAATTCTAGAAGAAGGTAAAATTGCCGGGAAACTGGAGGGTCGGCTGGAGGGAAAACTAGAAGGTAGGCTGGAGGCGAAACTAGAAACCATACCCCTGCTGAAGAAATTGGGCCTTACAATTGTCGAAATTGCTAAGGAGCTAGATATTGACGTTGAATTGGTTAATCGGTTTGTTGCTAACCAGAACAATTAA
- a CDS encoding MFS transporter, which yields MLNSSLRHPNFCWLWIGQTFIYCASQFWFVALTWLVLQKTGSGIALGTVLMAAAIPRGILMLVGGAISDRFPPNTIAALATVANTLLSGSLTLLLATNTFHLHGIILISGLFGISEAFLYPATLALLPRIIRNSRLAQANAWMQGSEQISNVLGPALAGIVIGILGLTPAFALNATLFTIGAGCIYLVRIRQPIITVSLKPHTLTQEIWEGVRYAGQHPGIRISLLLIAMINFAILGPVVVGVAELVTLRLCGDATTFGYLQSAYGVGALVGVWIASQLGAIKQLQTPLVFLAIFLGTGLIALGFVSQTWTAGTIILLMGVGGGIVGVLALTWLQQETAIAMQGRMMSLVMFAAVALDPFSQAISGVLLDISLTGLFLAAGATMLITALVALLNRTGDCSP from the coding sequence ATGCTTAATTCTTCTCTTAGACACCCCAATTTTTGCTGGCTCTGGATTGGACAAACGTTCATTTATTGTGCAAGTCAATTCTGGTTTGTTGCTCTGACCTGGCTAGTTTTACAAAAAACAGGGTCAGGCATTGCCCTGGGCACCGTCCTCATGGCGGCCGCCATCCCCCGGGGCATTTTGATGCTCGTTGGCGGTGCGATTAGCGATCGCTTCCCTCCCAACACCATCGCCGCGCTCGCCACGGTTGCCAACACACTACTCAGCGGCTCCTTAACCCTACTTTTAGCGACTAACACCTTCCACCTCCATGGAATCATCTTAATCTCAGGGCTATTTGGTATCTCAGAAGCCTTTTTATACCCAGCCACCCTCGCCTTATTACCCCGGATTATCCGTAACTCTCGTTTGGCCCAAGCAAATGCCTGGATGCAGGGGAGCGAGCAGATCAGTAATGTATTAGGCCCCGCCCTTGCAGGCATCGTGATCGGGATATTGGGTTTAACCCCTGCCTTTGCTTTGAATGCCACTTTATTTACGATTGGTGCAGGTTGCATCTATCTGGTACGAATTCGTCAGCCCATTATCACGGTTTCTTTAAAACCCCATACCCTTACTCAAGAAATTTGGGAAGGCGTGCGCTATGCGGGTCAGCATCCCGGCATCCGGATCAGTTTGCTGTTGATTGCGATGATTAATTTCGCCATTTTGGGACCGGTCGTTGTTGGTGTTGCTGAACTAGTAACCCTGCGGTTGTGTGGAGATGCCACCACCTTTGGATACTTACAATCCGCTTACGGGGTTGGGGCGTTAGTAGGGGTGTGGATTGCTAGCCAACTAGGTGCCATCAAGCAACTTCAAACCCCTTTGGTGTTTTTGGCAATCTTTTTAGGCACAGGACTGATTGCCCTTGGATTTGTCTCTCAGACTTGGACGGCTGGCACAATTATCCTCTTAATGGGAGTCGGGGGCGGAATTGTTGGTGTACTGGCACTCACCTGGCTACAACAAGAAACGGCGATCGCCATGCAAGGGCGAATGATGAGTCTAGTCATGTTTGCAGCAGTAGCTCTTGATCCCTTTTCCCAAGCAATTTCAGGTGTACTGCTCGATATTAGTTTGACCGGTTTATTTCTGGCCGCTGGGGCCACAATGTTAATCACAGCTCTCGTTGCATTGCTGAACCGAACTGGTGATTGTTCTCCATGA
- a CDS encoding GNAT family N-acetyltransferase has translation MFLESFLPQITERLILRRFIDPDLDLFLCYRRDPQVARFQSWSIPSYDEARSFISEMHTAEIGIPGEWFQIAIAHKQSNLLIGDIGIKVYTGNLTTVEVGFTLNQQWQSKGYAREAVSTLINSLFKLGNINKIVAITDSQNESSIRLLKRLGMRLSNSVEVEFKGEWCVEQTFELNQKDWLLSSIKSDEK, from the coding sequence TTGTTTTTAGAGAGTTTTCTTCCCCAAATAACTGAACGGCTGATTCTACGTCGGTTTATTGATCCAGATCTGGATTTGTTTCTTTGTTACCGTCGAGATCCTCAGGTAGCTCGATTCCAAAGTTGGTCAATACCTTCCTATGATGAAGCTCGTTCCTTTATCAGCGAAATGCACACAGCAGAGATTGGGATACCAGGCGAATGGTTTCAAATTGCTATCGCGCACAAACAATCCAACTTGCTCATCGGGGACATAGGGATAAAAGTTTACACGGGAAATCTAACAACTGTGGAAGTTGGTTTTACTTTGAATCAGCAGTGGCAAAGCAAGGGATATGCGCGAGAAGCGGTATCCACCTTAATAAATTCTTTGTTTAAGCTTGGAAATATCAACAAAATTGTTGCCATCACCGACTCCCAGAATGAATCCTCTATTCGTCTTCTCAAAAGGTTGGGGATGAGGTTATCGAATTCAGTTGAAGTAGAATTCAAGGGTGAATGGTGTGTTGAGCAAACCTTTGAATTAAATCAGAAAGATTGGTTACTCTCCTCAATAAAATCCGATGAAAAATGA
- a CDS encoding dihydrofolate reductase family protein, with protein MKTTVYIATSVDGFIARNNGGIDWLPSGGDNDGGEDYGYQEFIDSVDALVMGRNTYELALSFDSWPYGEKPVFVLSSRKIDIPDEIAKTVEYMCAPPSEVVYRLSERGFQHLYIDGGKTIQGFLSEGLIQQLIITKVPILIGSGIPLFGSLPHDVRLHHLETRQFENGLVQSKYKVIEDAA; from the coding sequence ATGAAAACTACTGTATATATTGCAACAAGTGTTGATGGCTTCATCGCACGGAACAATGGTGGTATTGATTGGCTGCCTAGTGGAGGAGACAACGATGGTGGCGAAGACTACGGGTATCAAGAATTCATTGATTCAGTGGATGCTCTTGTCATGGGGCGAAATACTTATGAGTTGGCACTGTCATTCGATTCATGGCCCTATGGTGAAAAGCCAGTATTTGTTCTAAGTAGTCGGAAAATTGACATTCCTGACGAAATTGCCAAAACAGTCGAGTATATGTGCGCGCCTCCAAGCGAAGTAGTTTATCGTCTATCAGAGCGTGGATTTCAGCATTTATACATTGATGGCGGAAAAACAATTCAAGGGTTTCTCAGTGAAGGCTTGATTCAGCAATTAATTATCACTAAAGTGCCAATCCTCATAGGCTCAGGAATCCCACTTTTTGGTTCGCTTCCTCACGATGTCAGATTACATCATCTTGAGACAAGACAGTTTGAAAACGGCTTGGTGCAAAGCAAATACAAGGTGATTGAGGATGCCGCATAA
- a CDS encoding Rpn family recombination-promoting nuclease/putative transposase, translating into MFDNLCKFLAESFSEDYVAWLLGRPIKLTKLSPTELSLEPIRADSLILEQSEDLVLHLEFQTEPDPTMGFRMLDYRVRVYRRFPQKTMHQFVIYLKHSSNDLVYQDSFQVGETVHCYRVIRLWEQPSEVFLQSPGLLPLAVLTQTSDPALKLREVATALEQIEDNRVKANLMAATSVFGGILLAPEFIRTILRSEIMKESAVYQEILEEGKIAGKLEGRLEAKLETIPLLKKLGLTIAEIAKELDIDVELVNRFVANQNN; encoded by the coding sequence ATGTTTGACAATCTCTGCAAATTCCTGGCTGAATCATTCTCCGAAGACTATGTCGCCTGGTTGTTGGGACGACCAATCAAATTGACCAAGCTCAGTCCGACGGAACTATCCCTGGAGCCAATTCGGGCTGACTCCCTGATTTTGGAGCAATCGGAAGACTTAGTGTTGCATCTGGAATTCCAAACGGAGCCTGACCCCACCATGGGTTTTCGGATGCTGGACTATCGGGTGAGGGTTTACCGTCGTTTCCCCCAGAAGACGATGCACCAATTTGTTATCTACTTAAAACATAGTAGTAATGACTTGGTTTATCAGGATAGTTTTCAAGTGGGGGAGACTGTCCATTGTTATCGAGTGATTCGGCTTTGGGAGCAACCATCGGAAGTGTTTCTCCAAAGTCCAGGGCTGTTGCCCCTAGCAGTATTGACGCAGACCTCTGACCCGGCATTAAAATTAAGGGAAGTGGCGACTGCGTTGGAACAGATTGAGGATAATCGAGTTAAGGCAAATCTCATGGCAGCAACTTCAGTTTTTGGAGGAATTCTGCTGGCCCCTGAGTTTATTAGAACAATTTTAAGGAGTGAAATCATGAAGGAATCCGCTGTCTATCAAGAAATTTTAGAGGAAGGTAAAATTGCCGGGAAACTAGAAGGCAGGCTGGAAGCAAAACTGGAAACCATACCTCTGTTGAAAAAACTGGGGTTGACAATTGCCGAAATTGCCAAGGAGTTAGATATTGATGTTGAACTGGTTAATCGGTTTGTCGCTAATCAAAACAACTAA
- a CDS encoding toxin-antitoxin system HicB family antitoxin, translating to MGTLTIRMPDDKHSRLKQLAESRGISVNKLVEELSTIALTEFDAYNRFRLMAARGSVTEGLRLLDKLDGLS from the coding sequence ATGGGTACTTTAACTATACGGATGCCGGATGATAAACACTCCAGACTTAAGCAGCTTGCGGAGTCTAGGGGAATTAGTGTGAATAAGTTAGTTGAGGAGCTTTCAACCATTGCTCTGACTGAATTTGATGCTTATAATCGTTTTCGGTTAATGGCGGCCCGGGGTAGTGTAACTGAGGGTTTAAGGCTTTTGGATAAGTTAGATGGATTAAGTTAA
- a CDS encoding Rpn family recombination-promoting nuclease/putative transposase — MFDNLCKFLAESFSEDYAAWLLGRPIKLTKLSPTELSLEPIRADSLILEQSEDLVLHLEFQTEPDPTMGFRMLDYRVRVYRRFPQKTMHQFVIYLKPSSNDLVYQDSFQVGETVHRYQVIRLWEQPSETFLQSPGLLPLAVLTQTSDPALKLREVATALDQIEDNRVKANLMAATSVFGGILLAPEFIRTILRSEIMKESAVYQEILREGEQRGLLKGKLETIPLLKKLGLTIAEIAKELDIDVELVNRFVANQNN, encoded by the coding sequence ATGTTTGACAATCTCTGCAAATTCCTCGCTGAATCATTTTCCGAAGACTATGCCGCTTGGTTGTTAGGACGACCAATCAAATTGACCAAGCTCAGTCCGACGGAACTATCCCTGGAGCCAATTCGGGCTGACTCTCTGATTTTGGAACAATCGGAAGACTTAGTGTTACATCTGGAATTCCAAACGGAGCCTGACCCCACCATGGGCTTTCGGATGCTGGACTATCGGGTGAGGGTTTATCGCCGTTTTCCCCAGAAGACAATGCACCAATTTGTTATTTATCTGAAACCCAGTAGTAATGACTTGGTTTATCAGGATAGTTTTCAAGTGGGGGAGACTGTCCATCGTTATCAAGTGATTCGGCTCTGGGAGCAACCATCGGAAACATTTCTCCAAAGTCCAGGGCTGTTACCCCTAGCGGTATTGACGCAGACCTCTGACCCGGCATTAAAATTGAGGGAAGTGGCGACTGCACTAGATCAGATTGAGGATAATCGAGTTAAGGCAAATCTCATGGCGGCAACCTCAGTTTTTGGAGGAATTTTGCTGGCCCCTGAATTTATTAGAACAATTTTAAGGAGTGAAATTATGAAGGAATCCGCTGTCTATCAAGAAATCTTACGGGAAGGGGAACAGCGGGGCTTACTCAAGGGCAAACTGGAAACCATACCCCTGTTGAAAAAATTGGGCCTTACAATTGCCGAAATTGCTAAGGAGTTAGACATTGACGTTGAACTGGTTAATCGGTTTGTTGCTAACCAGAACAATTAA
- a CDS encoding 26S protease regulatory subunit has product MKGEVLKRLFRAVAGDDSQAVQNMLSIVVEEERKLGHTNLASQLESILRKKTNPVKSENSSLNPTRESTSKFLERAASKESDRQSLTLLSSKHRFNHPFIVTIPRDNLRHHMILADAVETRFRRIEREYAARDRLAHHGLRYRQKILLYGSPGCGKTMGAERIAWNTGLTLVKVRFDAMVSSYLGETATNLREVFETAAAFPCLLFIDECDALAKSREDSQEVGEIKRVVNTFLQLLDEYEVSNGLLVAATNLTKFLDEAVWRRFDDAIEVPKPTKREIEVILKQTLSSVEVGSIDWNSIIQKMLNFSAAQVVRVAQDAAKRAILDREELVIQEHLEESIQDVLASHV; this is encoded by the coding sequence ATGAAGGGAGAGGTACTAAAACGCCTATTCCGCGCTGTTGCCGGTGATGATTCACAGGCAGTACAGAACATGCTGTCAATCGTAGTAGAAGAAGAACGCAAGTTAGGACACACTAATCTTGCCAGTCAACTTGAAAGTATTCTGCGGAAAAAAACTAATCCTGTCAAATCTGAAAATTCATCATTAAACCCCACACGAGAAAGTACTTCAAAGTTTTTGGAGAGAGCCGCGTCTAAAGAATCCGACAGACAGTCTCTCACTCTCCTGTCGAGTAAACATAGGTTCAACCATCCGTTTATTGTTACGATTCCTCGTGATAATTTGCGGCATCATATGATTCTTGCTGATGCCGTAGAAACACGATTTCGCCGTATTGAACGGGAATATGCTGCTCGTGATCGACTTGCCCATCATGGGTTGCGCTATCGCCAAAAGATTTTGCTTTACGGTTCTCCAGGGTGCGGCAAAACGATGGGAGCCGAACGTATTGCTTGGAATACAGGTTTAACTTTGGTCAAAGTTCGCTTCGATGCAATGGTATCTTCCTATTTAGGAGAAACTGCTACTAACCTACGCGAAGTATTTGAGACTGCTGCTGCATTTCCATGTTTGCTCTTTATTGATGAATGTGATGCATTGGCAAAATCTCGTGAAGATAGTCAGGAAGTTGGTGAAATTAAACGGGTAGTTAATACGTTCCTTCAGCTACTTGACGAGTATGAAGTCTCAAATGGGTTACTTGTTGCTGCAACTAATCTAACTAAATTTTTAGATGAAGCTGTATGGCGAAGATTTGATGATGCTATTGAAGTACCAAAGCCGACAAAGCGGGAAATTGAAGTTATCTTAAAACAGACACTCTCTTCGGTTGAGGTTGGGTCAATTGATTGGAACTCGATTATACAAAAGATGCTCAATTTCTCGGCTGCACAGGTGGTCAGGGTTGCTCAAGATGCGGCGAAGCGTGCCATTCTAGATCGAGAAGAGTTAGTCATTCAAGAACATTTAGAAGAATCAATTCAAGACGTTTTAGCTTCTCATGTCTGA